The genome window ACCGCGGCGGCCACGTCGCCCGGCTTGACGCCGGCCTGCCGCGCGGCACGGCGAGCCTGGGCCGACAAGGCGGCGAACTCGTGAAGGGCTGGAGGCTCCAGCACCTTGAAGATCACGACGTCTCGGTCGGCTACGACGACGAACTGCGCGCCGGCCTTAAGGCCGAGGCGCTGGCGAATCTCTTCGGGGATGACCACCTGTCCCTTGGAGGACAGCGTGGTCGTGGCAGTCTCAGT of Gemmatimonadota bacterium contains these proteins:
- a CDS encoding AbrB/MazE/SpoVT family DNA-binding domain-containing protein; this translates as MTETATTTLSSKGQVVIPEEIRQRLGLKAGAQFVVVADRDVVIFKVLEPPALHEFAALSAQARRAARQAGVKPGDVAAAVKRVRRKK